One part of the Mangrovibacillus cuniculi genome encodes these proteins:
- a CDS encoding amino acid ABC transporter permease, with product MFLNSILADPQATIDLVLRSLPPMIEGAITHSIPLTLISFALGLTIALLTALARLSRITLFRAIARVYVSAIRGTPLLVQLFIIFYGLPNLGLRIDPFPSAIIAFSLNVGAYASEVVRASILSIPKEQWEAGYSIGMTYGQTLKRIIIPQAARVSLPPLSNTFISLVKDTSLASLILVTEMFRRAQEIAATTYEFLLLYMTAAALYWIICFILSIFQGMLEKRLDRHVAK from the coding sequence ATGTTTCTAAATAGTATTTTAGCGGATCCACAAGCAACAATTGATTTAGTATTGAGATCGCTCCCTCCTATGATTGAGGGGGCGATTACGCATTCTATTCCACTAACATTAATCTCGTTTGCACTTGGATTAACAATTGCCTTACTTACTGCGTTGGCAAGGTTATCTAGAATTACTTTATTTAGAGCTATTGCAAGGGTGTACGTTTCAGCAATTCGTGGAACTCCATTACTTGTTCAATTATTTATTATCTTTTATGGTCTACCTAATTTAGGGTTAAGAATTGATCCTTTCCCATCCGCAATTATTGCCTTTTCTTTAAACGTGGGTGCCTATGCTTCCGAGGTTGTACGTGCATCTATTCTGTCCATTCCTAAAGAACAATGGGAAGCAGGATATTCTATTGGTATGACATATGGTCAAACGTTAAAGAGAATTATCATCCCTCAAGCGGCACGTGTGTCTTTACCCCCGCTTTCTAATACTTTTATTAGCTTAGTGAAGGATACGTCTTTAGCATCATTAATCTTAGTTACAGAAATGTTCAGAAGAGCACAAGAAATTGCAGCAACGACGTATGAATTTTTATTGCTGTATATGACTGCAGCAGCATTGTACTGGATTATTTGCTTTATCCTTTCTATTTTCCAAGGTATGTTAGAGAAACGATTAGATCGTCATGTAGCGAAATAG
- a CDS encoding amino acid ABC transporter ATP-binding protein produces the protein MLNINKLEKRFDDIEVLKGLDLVVKEGDVTVLIGPSGSGKTTFLRCINALEEPNAGTVEIDSLEVNYNRSYKQSDVRLLRQKTGMVFQTYNLFPHKTALQNVMEGPVQVQKRNKAEVEREAKSLLEKVGLGDKLDAYPFQLSGGQQQRVGIARALAMKPKLMLFDEPTSALDPELVGEVLKVMKDLANEGMTMVVVTHEMRFAKEVANTVVFMDGGHIVEQGPPEQIFEMPREERTRRFLQLISHS, from the coding sequence ATGCTTAACATTAATAAATTAGAGAAACGATTTGATGATATAGAAGTGTTAAAAGGTTTAGACCTTGTGGTTAAAGAAGGAGATGTAACAGTTCTTATTGGACCGTCTGGTTCCGGAAAGACTACATTTTTACGTTGTATTAATGCGTTGGAGGAGCCTAATGCTGGAACAGTTGAAATAGATTCCTTAGAGGTTAATTACAATCGTTCGTATAAGCAATCGGATGTACGATTACTTCGCCAAAAGACGGGCATGGTTTTCCAAACGTATAATCTGTTCCCACATAAAACGGCTCTTCAAAACGTAATGGAGGGACCAGTTCAGGTTCAAAAAAGAAATAAAGCGGAAGTGGAGAGAGAAGCAAAGAGTTTATTAGAAAAAGTAGGTCTTGGAGATAAGCTAGATGCTTATCCATTCCAGCTTTCTGGTGGTCAACAGCAACGTGTAGGAATTGCACGAGCATTAGCGATGAAGCCTAAACTAATGCTTTTTGATGAACCGACTTCCGCTTTAGATCCAGAGTTAGTTGGGGAAGTGTTAAAAGTGATGAAAGACTTAGCTAACGAAGGTATGACTATGGTTGTAGTCACTCACGAAATGAGATTCGCAAAGGAAGTTGCGAATACCGTAGTATTTATGGATGGAGGCCATATTGTTGAGCAAGGGCCACCGGAGCAAATTTTTGAAATGCCAAGAGAAGAAAGAACGAGAAGATTCTTACAATTAATATCACATTCATGA